A genome region from Geodermatophilus bullaregiensis includes the following:
- a CDS encoding long-chain-fatty-acid--CoA ligase: MYVTQGLHRHVQQRPDEIATVCAGRTRTHAESVDRIARLASALRDLGVTDGERAAILSLNSDRYHEFLAATLWAGGVLVPVNIRWSVPEIADSLAEVGARVLVVDDVFAGCVDGIRAAHPHLEHVVHAGDGPTPDGMLAFEELVEDHEPVEDARRSGADLAGVFYTGGTTGRSKGVMLSHDNLLTSSMGGLASEDFPPGRVLLHAAPMFHLAAFSSWVGGGVIGGTQVMIPVFDPVAVLTAVQEHGVTDLLLVPTMIQLVVDSPRVDEFDLTSVRRVMYGASPMSDALLGRTMKALPNARFMQGYGMTELAPAATVLRPADHEDPAHRRSVGRAAPHTEVRVVGPDDVELPRREVGEIVVRGGNVMLGYWNRPEETAEALRGGWMHTGDAGWMDDAGYVYLTDRIKDMIISGGENVYSVEVENVLAQHPAVATCAVIGVPDDTWGERVHAVVVPAAGATVTLEQLHDFCADRLAGYKVPRSMDVVDALPLSPVGKVLKRELRAPYWAGQERGVH; the protein is encoded by the coding sequence GTGTACGTCACCCAGGGTCTGCACCGCCACGTCCAGCAGCGGCCGGACGAGATCGCCACCGTCTGCGCCGGCCGCACCCGCACCCACGCCGAGTCGGTCGACCGGATCGCCCGGCTGGCGTCCGCCCTCCGCGACCTGGGGGTCACGGACGGCGAGCGGGCGGCCATCCTGTCCCTGAACTCCGACCGCTATCACGAGTTCCTCGCCGCGACGCTGTGGGCCGGCGGCGTCCTCGTCCCGGTCAACATCCGGTGGAGCGTCCCCGAGATCGCCGACTCGCTCGCCGAGGTCGGCGCCCGCGTCCTCGTCGTCGACGACGTCTTCGCCGGCTGCGTCGACGGCATCCGCGCGGCCCACCCGCACCTGGAGCACGTCGTCCACGCGGGCGACGGCCCGACCCCCGACGGCATGCTCGCCTTCGAGGAACTCGTGGAGGACCACGAGCCGGTCGAGGACGCCCGCCGCAGCGGTGCCGACCTGGCCGGCGTCTTCTACACCGGCGGCACCACCGGCCGGTCCAAGGGCGTCATGCTCAGCCACGACAACCTGCTGACGTCGTCCATGGGCGGGCTGGCCAGCGAGGACTTCCCGCCCGGCCGCGTCCTCCTGCACGCCGCGCCGATGTTCCACCTCGCCGCCTTCTCCAGCTGGGTCGGCGGCGGCGTGATCGGCGGCACGCAGGTGATGATCCCGGTGTTCGACCCGGTCGCCGTGCTGACCGCCGTCCAGGAGCACGGCGTCACCGACCTGCTGCTGGTCCCCACGATGATCCAGCTGGTGGTCGACTCCCCGCGGGTCGACGAGTTCGACCTCACCAGCGTCCGCCGGGTGATGTACGGCGCCTCCCCCATGTCCGACGCCCTGCTCGGCCGGACGATGAAGGCGCTGCCCAACGCCCGCTTCATGCAGGGATACGGCATGACCGAGCTGGCCCCCGCGGCCACCGTGCTCCGGCCCGCCGACCACGAGGACCCGGCCCACCGGCGCTCCGTCGGCCGTGCCGCCCCGCACACCGAGGTGCGCGTCGTCGGCCCGGACGACGTCGAGCTGCCCCGCCGCGAGGTCGGCGAGATCGTCGTCCGCGGCGGCAACGTGATGCTCGGCTACTGGAACCGGCCGGAGGAGACCGCCGAGGCGCTGCGCGGCGGCTGGATGCACACCGGCGACGCCGGCTGGATGGACGACGCGGGCTACGTCTACCTCACCGACCGCATCAAGGACATGATCATCTCCGGTGGGGAGAACGTGTACTCGGTCGAGGTGGAGAACGTCCTCGCGCAGCACCCGGCGGTGGCCACGTGCGCGGTCATCGGCGTCCCCGACGACACCTGGGGCGAGCGCGTGCACGCCGTCGTCGTCCCGGCGGCCGGCGCCACCGTCACCCTCGAGCAGCTGCACGACTTCTGCGCCGACCGGCTCGCCGGCTACAAGGTGCCGAGGTCGATGGACGTCGTCGACGCGCTGCCGCTCTCCCCCGTCGGCAAGGTGCTCAAGCGGGAGCTGCGCGCGCCCTACTGGGCCGGACAGGAGCGCGGCGTCCACTGA
- a CDS encoding ATP-binding protein: MTRTGCVDVAVCTNGELTYDGIGGHLRPAGGTGPVEIDLTRLRFIDPAGLVSLAVVAERATLLRRPVRFRKPAGGDVANYLTRMRLGAELGVLDVVHDLPQVRERRLGHRLVELRRFDGEAGLDTVAAALVQTYVDDHPELVQPLYAALDEMARNVLEHSTRSHGYVALQRYDNRGDISFAVGDSGIGLRERLAATVPVPDDRTAIVRASQVHVSSIDRPGRGRGISRVIGITGEHRGSVTLVSGQASGTFRRGHPDSELTDLPASYPGTLAHVRLSL; this comes from the coding sequence ATGACCAGGACCGGTTGCGTCGACGTCGCGGTCTGCACGAACGGCGAGTTGACGTACGACGGGATCGGGGGACACCTGCGCCCCGCGGGCGGCACTGGACCGGTCGAGATCGACCTGACCCGGCTGCGGTTCATCGACCCCGCCGGCCTGGTCAGCCTCGCCGTCGTCGCCGAGCGGGCGACGCTGCTGCGCCGTCCGGTCCGCTTCCGCAAGCCCGCGGGCGGCGACGTCGCCAACTACCTCACCCGGATGCGGCTCGGTGCGGAGCTCGGGGTGCTCGACGTGGTCCACGACCTCCCGCAGGTCCGGGAGCGCCGGCTGGGCCACCGGCTCGTCGAGCTGCGCCGGTTCGACGGGGAGGCCGGGCTCGACACCGTCGCCGCCGCCCTCGTGCAGACCTACGTCGACGACCATCCGGAGCTCGTCCAGCCGCTGTACGCCGCGCTCGACGAGATGGCCCGGAACGTCCTGGAGCACAGCACCCGGTCGCACGGCTACGTGGCGCTGCAGCGCTACGACAACCGGGGGGACATCTCCTTCGCCGTCGGCGACAGCGGCATCGGCCTGCGCGAGCGGCTGGCCGCGACGGTCCCCGTGCCCGACGACCGGACGGCGATCGTGCGCGCGTCGCAGGTGCACGTGTCCTCCATCGACCGCCCGGGCCGCGGGCGCGGCATCAGCCGGGTCATCGGCATCACCGGTGAGCACCGCGGCAGCGTGACGCTCGTCAGCGGGCAGGCCAGCGGTACCTTCCGGCGCGGGCACCCGGATTCCGAGCTGACCGATCTGCCCGCGTCCTACCCCGGTACGCTCGCGCACGTGCGACTGAGCCTGTGA
- a CDS encoding putative bifunctional diguanylate cyclase/phosphodiesterase, with protein MSTAVAGSRDDGDRAGATLSPDPVGALAARWADAVAGTSYVPLQPDELEELLRGLLHRLLGALDEPPVHQGSVGRQVGAALVDAHFTNPQSLSQTLCVLLDGGPGTVVAAGRAGSSGGREVPRDPAPPDRRWHALVAAVAEGFSAALQERALREEEEILGAAAAAREQAREALHVSQERFRAVFEGAAIGIGIGDLDGRILDVNPALVRLLGHPVEEFRRRSVQEFMHPADVEHVWRLYGELIRGEREHFRLEKQFLKSDGESVWTDLTVSLLRDGDGRPRYQLALVHDVTALRHLRRQLEFEAQHDALTGLPNRRTFLAHLDAVFARASPGARVGLCYLDLDGFKAVNDTLGHEVGDQLLVAVAQRLESVVRDRGLSVARLGGDEFVVLVPGTSGSAQLVALAEEVLAAVAQPVQLGGRRVEITASVGVVERSIGDVDPAELLRAADMTLYWAKADGRSQWALFEPERDAREITRYRLSSALPAALAGEDLLVHYQPLRRLSDGRLHGVEALVRWEHPRMGLLGPESFVGLAEESGMIVPLGRHVLRAACRQAFSWFGASRSGPFVSVNLASRQLRDEHLVDDVRTALADSGLHPQQLQLEITESAVIGTDPLTGHTLDALAGMGVRLAIDDFGTGYSNLAYLRRLPLDELKLDGSFLRGLRSDGAVDPVDVQLVGSIVSLAHLLGLTVTAEGVETQTQVTVLRELDCDAGQGTHLGCPADPADLGRLLDPV; from the coding sequence GTGAGCACGGCGGTGGCGGGCTCCCGGGACGACGGGGACCGGGCGGGTGCCACCCTCTCCCCGGACCCCGTCGGTGCCCTCGCCGCGCGGTGGGCCGACGCCGTCGCCGGGACCAGCTACGTGCCCCTGCAGCCGGACGAGCTCGAGGAGCTCCTGCGGGGCCTGCTGCACCGTCTCCTCGGTGCGCTCGACGAGCCGCCGGTCCACCAGGGGTCCGTCGGCAGGCAGGTGGGGGCCGCCCTGGTCGACGCCCACTTCACCAACCCGCAGTCGCTCTCCCAGACCCTGTGCGTGCTCCTGGACGGCGGGCCCGGCACCGTCGTGGCCGCGGGCCGGGCGGGGTCGTCCGGTGGACGGGAGGTGCCGCGCGACCCGGCACCTCCCGACCGCCGGTGGCACGCGCTCGTGGCGGCGGTCGCCGAGGGCTTCAGCGCGGCCCTGCAGGAGCGGGCGCTGCGGGAGGAGGAGGAGATCCTGGGCGCGGCCGCGGCGGCCAGGGAGCAGGCGCGGGAGGCGCTGCACGTCAGCCAGGAGCGCTTCCGCGCGGTCTTCGAGGGCGCCGCGATCGGGATCGGGATCGGCGACCTGGACGGCCGGATCCTGGACGTCAACCCCGCCCTGGTGCGGCTCCTGGGTCACCCGGTCGAGGAGTTCCGCCGTCGTTCCGTGCAGGAGTTCATGCACCCCGCCGACGTCGAGCACGTGTGGCGGCTCTACGGCGAGCTGATCCGCGGGGAACGCGAGCACTTCCGGCTGGAGAAGCAGTTCCTCAAGTCCGACGGCGAGTCGGTGTGGACCGACCTCACGGTGTCGTTGCTCCGTGACGGGGACGGCAGGCCCCGCTACCAGCTGGCGCTGGTCCACGACGTCACGGCGCTGCGCCACCTGCGACGCCAGCTCGAGTTCGAGGCCCAGCACGACGCGTTGACCGGACTGCCCAACCGGAGGACGTTCCTCGCCCACCTGGACGCCGTCTTCGCCCGGGCGTCGCCGGGTGCGCGGGTGGGACTGTGCTACCTCGACCTCGACGGTTTCAAGGCGGTCAACGACACGCTGGGGCACGAGGTCGGTGACCAGCTGCTCGTGGCGGTCGCCCAGCGCCTCGAGTCCGTGGTGCGCGACCGCGGGCTGTCGGTCGCCCGGCTCGGCGGGGACGAGTTCGTCGTCCTCGTCCCGGGGACGTCGGGCAGCGCGCAGCTGGTCGCGCTCGCCGAGGAGGTTCTCGCCGCGGTGGCGCAGCCGGTGCAGCTGGGTGGTCGTCGGGTCGAGATCACCGCCAGCGTCGGTGTGGTGGAGCGGTCGATCGGCGACGTCGACCCGGCGGAGCTGCTGCGGGCTGCCGACATGACGCTCTACTGGGCCAAGGCGGACGGCCGGAGCCAGTGGGCGCTGTTCGAGCCGGAGCGCGACGCCAGGGAGATCACCCGGTACCGGCTCTCCTCCGCGCTGCCCGCGGCGCTGGCGGGGGAGGACCTGCTGGTCCACTACCAGCCCCTGCGGCGCCTGTCCGACGGCCGGCTGCACGGGGTGGAGGCGCTGGTCCGGTGGGAGCACCCGCGCATGGGGCTCCTCGGCCCCGAGAGCTTCGTCGGCCTGGCGGAGGAGTCGGGGATGATCGTCCCCCTCGGCCGGCACGTGCTCCGGGCTGCCTGCCGACAGGCGTTCTCCTGGTTCGGAGCCAGCAGGAGCGGGCCGTTCGTCAGCGTCAACCTCGCCAGCCGGCAGCTCCGGGACGAGCACCTGGTCGACGACGTCCGTACCGCGCTCGCCGACAGCGGGCTGCACCCGCAGCAGCTCCAGCTCGAGATCACGGAGAGCGCGGTCATCGGCACCGACCCGCTCACCGGTCACACCCTCGACGCGCTCGCCGGGATGGGCGTGCGCCTGGCCATCGACGACTTCGGTACCGGTTACTCCAACCTCGCCTACCTGCGGCGGCTGCCGCTCGACGAGCTCAAGCTCGACGGTTCCTTCCTCCGCGGACTGCGCTCCGATGGCGCGGTCGACCCCGTCGACGTCCAGCTCGTCGGGTCGATCGTCTCGCTGGCCCACCTCCTGGGCCTCACGGTCACCGCGGAGGGCGTGGAGACGCAGACCCAGGTCACCGTCCTGCGCGAGCTGGACTGCGACGCCGGGCAGGGCACGCACCTCGGCTGCCCGGCCGACCCGGCCGACCTCGGCCGGCTCCTCGACCCGGTGTGA
- a CDS encoding NAD(P)H-dependent flavin oxidoreductase — MGTSFTELVGCSVPIQQAPMGTVSSPDLVVAVADAGGVGTVSALGLPLDLLLRRLDGMRRRTSGVLSANVVTPDVDEGLLADVAARVRLVDFFWFDPSPRLVELAHRSGALVNWQVGSVAEARAAVDAGCDVVTVQGLEAGGHVRGATPLLPLLREVLDAVGVPVLAAGGISDGRAFTEVMTAGAAGARIGTRFLATTESGAHPAYKQAVVDAAGDCTVVTDAFAVCPLCATSPRARVLIAAVQRLAELDDDVVGTVAMGGARVPVGRGSGLPPVVGAEGHPDAMAMYAGAGVGSVTDVRPAAEVVAALMAEVERRQPAGGR, encoded by the coding sequence ATGGGGACGAGCTTCACCGAGCTGGTCGGCTGTTCCGTCCCGATCCAGCAGGCCCCGATGGGGACGGTCTCCTCGCCGGATCTCGTCGTGGCGGTCGCCGATGCCGGCGGCGTCGGCACGGTCAGCGCACTCGGCCTCCCACTGGACCTCCTGCTCCGGCGCCTGGACGGGATGCGCCGGCGCACGTCCGGCGTGCTGTCCGCCAACGTGGTCACCCCGGACGTCGACGAGGGACTGCTGGCCGACGTCGCCGCGCGGGTGCGGCTCGTCGACTTCTTCTGGTTCGACCCCTCGCCGCGGCTGGTGGAGCTCGCCCACCGATCCGGGGCGCTCGTCAACTGGCAGGTCGGGTCGGTCGCGGAGGCGCGGGCCGCGGTGGACGCCGGCTGCGACGTCGTCACGGTCCAGGGACTCGAGGCCGGCGGCCACGTCCGGGGCGCCACGCCGCTGCTCCCCCTGCTGCGGGAGGTGCTCGACGCGGTCGGGGTCCCCGTCCTCGCGGCCGGCGGCATCAGCGACGGACGGGCCTTCACCGAGGTGATGACGGCCGGTGCGGCCGGCGCCCGGATCGGCACCCGCTTCCTCGCGACGACCGAGTCCGGCGCCCACCCGGCGTACAAGCAGGCGGTCGTCGACGCCGCCGGTGACTGCACCGTCGTCACCGACGCGTTCGCCGTCTGCCCCCTGTGCGCCACCAGCCCACGGGCCCGGGTGCTGATCGCCGCGGTGCAGCGGCTCGCCGAGCTGGACGACGACGTCGTCGGGACGGTGGCCATGGGCGGCGCCCGGGTCCCCGTGGGGCGGGGGTCCGGCCTCCCGCCCGTGGTCGGCGCGGAGGGCCACCCCGACGCGATGGCCATGTACGCGGGGGCCGGCGTCGGCTCGGTGACCGACGTCCGCCCGGCCGCCGAGGTCGTCGCCGCTCTGATGGCCGAGGTCGAGCGACGTCAGCCTGCCGGGGGCCGCTGA
- a CDS encoding SAM-dependent methyltransferase has translation MDRPSWVPAEVDLSRPSAARVYDYYLGGSHNLEVDRRMAREAISLWPDLPVIMHANRAFLRRAVRHLAERGTTQFLDIGSGIPTVGNVHEAAQQVDPGARVVYVDSDPVAVAHSRAILAGDEQTAVVHGDLRAPETILEDPAVRTTLDLDQPVAVLVVAVLHFLSDEDDPFGAVARIRDELAPGSHLVLSHASADGRPEAAASHRELYSRTPTPMTMRNREEIARFFEGFELVDPGLVWLPLWRPEDPDAAARHPERTTGFAGVGRRT, from the coding sequence ATGGACCGTCCGAGCTGGGTCCCGGCCGAGGTCGACCTGAGTCGCCCGAGTGCGGCCCGGGTGTACGACTACTACCTCGGGGGTTCGCACAACCTGGAGGTCGACCGGCGCATGGCGCGGGAGGCCATCTCCCTGTGGCCGGACCTCCCCGTGATCATGCACGCCAACCGTGCGTTCCTGCGCCGGGCGGTCCGCCACCTGGCGGAACGGGGCACCACCCAGTTCCTCGACATCGGCTCCGGCATCCCCACCGTGGGCAACGTGCACGAGGCCGCGCAGCAGGTGGACCCGGGGGCCCGCGTCGTGTACGTCGACAGCGACCCGGTGGCGGTGGCCCACAGCCGCGCGATCCTGGCCGGGGACGAGCAGACCGCGGTGGTCCACGGCGACCTGCGCGCGCCGGAGACGATCCTGGAGGACCCGGCGGTCCGGACGACGCTCGACCTGGACCAGCCGGTCGCGGTGCTCGTGGTCGCCGTCCTGCACTTCCTGAGCGACGAGGACGACCCCTTCGGGGCGGTGGCACGGATCCGGGACGAGCTGGCCCCGGGCAGTCACCTCGTCCTGTCCCACGCCAGCGCCGACGGACGTCCCGAGGCGGCCGCATCGCACCGCGAGCTCTACAGCCGCACCCCGACGCCGATGACGATGCGCAACCGCGAGGAGATCGCGCGGTTCTTCGAGGGCTTCGAGCTCGTCGACCCCGGGCTGGTGTGGTTGCCGCTCTGGCGGCCGGAGGACCCCGACGCGGCGGCCCGGCACCCGGAGCGGACCACCGGCTTCGCCGGGGTCGGCCGCCGCACGTGA
- a CDS encoding GGDEF domain-containing protein, producing MSAAVETPLLPDPRPAVAEPTRLAAVASYRLPGHAGIADLDAVVAYMARTVDAPIATINLVGPDEQCYPAERGAGAPYSQVPDELSFCAYVVALRAPLEVSDAAEHPVFRDNPAVVAGAIRSYLGVPLIDEDGFVLGSLGVFDDEPREFTPAEQAVLEIQVRLVRSVLSLRRQVAWHEWDAGLLAAQGRTLEAVAAGLPLESVLDTLASSTAELGSEADAAQSRRLRETVDRLTAVAVKADGWKQALLRSARQDPLTGLANRSHLLDTGRAALAVGGAVLFVDVDRFKEVNDRGGHAVGDQLLVRLAERMRRHVERELPGAVVGRLGGDEFVAVLPGVDAAAAEAIGHGLAAVLVDEVEVGRRTVRVSASIGLAMATPGTTLDEVLSLADRAMYGAKERGRGVLHMVEAENAPA from the coding sequence GTGAGCGCCGCCGTCGAGACGCCCCTGCTGCCCGACCCCCGCCCGGCCGTGGCCGAGCCGACCCGCCTGGCCGCGGTGGCGAGCTATCGGCTGCCCGGGCACGCCGGGATCGCCGACCTCGACGCCGTGGTGGCGTACATGGCGCGGACGGTGGACGCCCCGATCGCGACGATCAACCTGGTCGGTCCGGACGAGCAGTGCTACCCGGCCGAGCGCGGTGCGGGCGCGCCGTACTCGCAGGTGCCCGACGAGCTGTCGTTCTGCGCGTACGTGGTGGCGCTGCGGGCGCCGCTGGAGGTGTCCGACGCGGCCGAGCACCCGGTGTTCCGCGACAACCCGGCGGTGGTGGCCGGGGCTATCCGCTCCTACCTCGGGGTGCCGCTGATCGACGAGGACGGCTTCGTGCTCGGCTCACTGGGAGTGTTCGACGACGAGCCGCGGGAGTTCACGCCGGCGGAGCAGGCGGTGCTGGAGATCCAGGTCCGGCTGGTGCGCAGCGTGCTGTCGCTGCGGCGGCAGGTGGCCTGGCACGAGTGGGACGCCGGGCTGTTGGCCGCGCAGGGGCGGACGCTGGAGGCGGTGGCGGCGGGGCTGCCGCTGGAGTCGGTGCTCGACACGCTGGCGTCGTCGACGGCCGAGCTGGGTTCCGAGGCGGACGCCGCGCAGTCGCGGCGGCTGCGGGAGACGGTGGACCGGCTGACCGCGGTGGCGGTGAAGGCGGACGGCTGGAAGCAGGCGCTGCTGCGGTCGGCGCGACAGGACCCGCTGACCGGATTGGCCAACCGCAGCCACCTGCTCGACACCGGCCGCGCGGCGCTGGCCGTCGGGGGAGCGGTGCTGTTCGTGGACGTCGACCGGTTCAAGGAGGTCAACGACCGCGGCGGGCACGCGGTGGGGGACCAGCTGCTCGTGCGGCTGGCCGAGCGGATGCGCCGGCACGTGGAGCGGGAGCTGCCGGGGGCCGTGGTCGGCCGGCTGGGCGGGGACGAGTTCGTGGCGGTCCTGCCCGGGGTGGACGCCGCTGCGGCCGAGGCCATCGGGCACGGGCTCGCCGCTGTCCTGGTGGACGAGGTCGAGGTGGGACGGCGGACCGTACGGGTGTCGGCCTCGATCGGGCTGGCGATGGCTACGCCCGGGACGACGCTGGACGAGGTCCTCTCGCTGGCGGACCGGGCGATGTACGGCGCCAAGGAGCGCGGCCGAGGCGTGCTCCACATGGTCGAGGCGGAGAACGCGCCCGCATAG
- a CDS encoding YncE family protein yields the protein MLDTVLATVDLDGAVGTDVVLHDLTPSPDGPTVALVGAADRGWLVTPATGAVHEIPAVEPDSELVLTDEGTPLVVGTALTRVGGATLPLPLGGPPDAVLLDGDTLHLARGTRLAAVDPDTGAVRATATAPAPVTHLAAAPDGGLAALVTDPEDGTVLLHLTPDLRPDGDPVEVAGRGSTPTALQVTADGTVVAAAYVNEALDAGRLVTVVDGRVRTEVDLEGTDDTALDLAVDPTGRLAYLVLSASYHPAELTAVDLATGERTGTVGLCGGAGAFGAIAPSADGRTLTVIGSCIDADGPSTTAFVIG from the coding sequence GTGCTCGACACCGTCCTCGCCACCGTGGACCTCGACGGCGCAGTCGGCACGGACGTCGTCCTCCACGACCTGACACCGAGCCCCGACGGTCCGACCGTGGCCCTGGTCGGCGCTGCCGACCGGGGCTGGCTGGTCACCCCGGCGACCGGCGCCGTCCACGAGATCCCCGCCGTCGAGCCGGACAGCGAGCTCGTCCTCACCGACGAGGGGACGCCGCTCGTCGTCGGCACCGCGCTGACGCGGGTCGGCGGCGCCACCCTCCCGCTCCCCCTCGGCGGCCCCCCGGACGCCGTCCTCCTCGACGGCGACACCCTCCACCTCGCCCGCGGCACCCGGCTGGCCGCCGTCGACCCCGACACCGGCGCCGTCCGCGCCACCGCAACCGCGCCCGCCCCTGTCACGCACCTCGCCGCGGCACCGGACGGCGGCCTCGCCGCGCTGGTCACCGATCCCGAGGACGGCACCGTCCTCCTCCACCTCACCCCCGACCTCCGCCCGGACGGCGACCCGGTCGAGGTCGCCGGGCGCGGCAGCACGCCGACCGCCCTGCAGGTGACCGCCGACGGCACCGTCGTCGCCGCCGCCTACGTCAACGAGGCGCTCGACGCCGGGCGGCTGGTCACCGTCGTCGACGGCCGGGTGCGGACCGAGGTCGACCTGGAGGGAACCGACGACACCGCCCTCGACCTCGCCGTCGACCCGACCGGACGCCTCGCCTACCTGGTGCTGTCCGCCTCGTACCACCCGGCGGAGCTGACGGCGGTCGACCTGGCCACCGGCGAGCGCACCGGGACCGTCGGGCTGTGCGGCGGCGCCGGTGCCTTCGGTGCGATCGCGCCCTCCGCCGACGGCCGCACGCTCACCGTCATCGGCTCGTGCATCGACGCCGACGGCCCGTCGACCACCGCCTTCGTCATCGGGTGA
- a CDS encoding class I SAM-dependent DNA methyltransferase, whose amino-acid sequence MKELKDTLWKAADKLRGSLSAHQYKDVILGLVFLKYVSDAYDERREQIRADAKADGWTEDQVAGLIDDRDEYQGYGVFVVPPVARWSYLAQYAKGKPAEGLEPDRTIGELIVAAMDALMVANESLRGTLPRLYNNDNIDQRRLGELIDLFNSARFSRRGEHRARDLMGEVYEYFLGNFARAEGKRGGEFFTPPSVVKVLVEVLEPTKGRVYDPCCGSGGMFVQTTKFLREHDGDPSEVAIFGQESIEETWRMAKMNLAIHGIEHKGLGARWGDTFARDQHGDLQMDYVLANPPFNVKDWTRSADDPRWAYGVPPANNANYAWIQHILSKLAPRGQAGVVMANGSMSSQSNGEGDIRAAIVEADLVSCMVALPTQLFRSTGIPVCLWFFARDKGARAGEVLFIDARELGVMVDRAERALTDEEIVRIGDTFHAWRGSASAAAKGLSYEDVPGFCRSVPLAEIKEADYALTPGRYVGSAAVEDDGEPLDAKIDRLRGELLAAFDESNRLEQLVRTQLERLHA is encoded by the coding sequence ATGAAGGAGCTCAAGGACACCCTGTGGAAGGCCGCCGACAAGCTCCGCGGCTCGTTGTCGGCGCACCAGTACAAGGACGTGATCCTCGGGTTGGTGTTCCTGAAGTACGTGTCCGACGCTTACGACGAGCGGCGCGAGCAGATCCGCGCCGACGCCAAGGCGGACGGGTGGACCGAGGATCAGGTCGCCGGGCTGATCGACGACCGGGACGAGTACCAGGGGTACGGGGTGTTCGTCGTCCCGCCGGTCGCGCGGTGGAGCTACTTGGCGCAGTACGCCAAGGGTAAGCCGGCCGAGGGCCTCGAGCCCGATCGCACGATCGGTGAGCTGATCGTGGCGGCGATGGACGCGCTCATGGTGGCCAACGAGAGCCTGCGCGGCACGCTGCCCCGGCTCTACAACAACGACAACATCGACCAGCGCCGTCTGGGCGAGTTGATCGATCTGTTCAACAGCGCCCGGTTCAGCCGGCGGGGCGAGCACCGGGCCCGGGACCTGATGGGCGAGGTCTACGAGTACTTCCTGGGCAATTTCGCGCGGGCAGAGGGCAAGCGCGGTGGGGAGTTCTTCACCCCGCCGTCGGTTGTGAAGGTGTTGGTCGAGGTTCTGGAGCCGACCAAGGGCCGGGTCTATGACCCGTGCTGCGGCTCGGGCGGCATGTTCGTGCAGACGACGAAGTTCCTGCGCGAGCACGACGGCGACCCGAGCGAGGTGGCGATCTTCGGTCAGGAGTCGATCGAGGAGACCTGGCGCATGGCCAAGATGAACCTGGCCATCCACGGCATCGAGCACAAGGGCCTCGGTGCGCGGTGGGGTGACACCTTCGCGCGCGATCAACACGGCGATCTGCAGATGGACTACGTGCTCGCCAACCCGCCCTTCAACGTGAAGGACTGGACGCGCAGCGCGGACGACCCGCGCTGGGCGTACGGGGTGCCGCCGGCGAACAACGCCAACTACGCGTGGATCCAGCACATCCTGTCCAAACTGGCGCCGCGTGGACAGGCCGGCGTGGTGATGGCGAACGGATCGATGTCCTCGCAGAGCAACGGCGAGGGCGACATCCGGGCGGCGATCGTCGAGGCCGACCTGGTGTCGTGCATGGTGGCGCTGCCGACGCAGCTGTTCCGCTCCACCGGCATCCCGGTGTGCCTGTGGTTCTTCGCCCGGGACAAGGGCGCCCGCGCCGGCGAGGTGCTGTTCATCGACGCCCGGGAGCTGGGCGTGATGGTCGACCGCGCCGAGCGGGCGCTCACCGACGAGGAGATCGTGCGGATCGGCGACACCTTCCACGCCTGGCGCGGCTCGGCCTCAGCCGCGGCCAAGGGCCTGTCGTACGAGGACGTGCCCGGCTTCTGCCGTTCGGTGCCGCTGGCCGAGATCAAGGAGGCCGACTACGCGCTGACGCCTGGCCGGTACGTCGGCTCCGCCGCCGTCGAGGACGACGGCGAACCCCTCGACGCCAAGATAGACCGACTCCGCGGCGAACTCCTGGCCGCCTTCGACGAATCCAACCGCCTCGAACAGCTCGTCCGCACCCAACTGGAGCGCCTCCATGCCTGA